CGCGCGCGGTTGCACACGCTGCAATCATTTCGTTACCGTCGCCAGGGCAGTCGGTCACGGCTACATCACACGCAGCGGATCGTTGATCGACGGGCTCTGCATGTAGCCGGTGGCGATTTCCACCACCAGCCCACGTCAGGCGCATGAACACGGCCGTGACGTGAGTCGAATCGGAAGGTGCATCTCTTGGCAGTACGCGGGAATTCGAGCGCGGCCCCGGCCGCGTTCGACGCAGCGGAGATCACCTCGATCATTCCCATCGACTGGGATTTCGCCGAGTGGAACGACGCGCCCGTCGATGCACCGCACGATCCGACCCCCACGCGCAGCACCCCTCGCCGCGCCCCGTTGCCTGCCGAGGTCACGCAGGACATCCTCATCGCCGAGCACGAGTTCGACGAGACCGCGCACGAACACCCCTTCGCAGTTCGCGGCGCCGAGTTCGACGACTTCGACCTGGTCCCCGGACCGTCACGCGCACCTCGCAAGTCCGGCGGTCGTCACCGCATCGCCGCTCCGCCGCACGCCCTCAAGGGACGCGCCGCACTTCTGGCCGTCGCCGCAGGCGCCGCTGTGGTCGCCGCCACGGGCCAGTTGCAGTCCGGGTCGGCCACCGACACCAATCAGGCCGCCGAGCCCGCCACCGACGCCGTCAGCCCCGCTGCCGCGGTCGGTCCGGTCGCGCCCTCGGCCGGCGACGCCGGAGTCGTCGAGTCCGCTCCCCCGGCAGACATGCGCAACTTCACCGACCAGCTGCAGGCCGGAGACAAGCTGGCCCGCGACGCCGCGGCCGCCGACGCCGCGTCACGCAAGCCGCTGTTCGCCTCCCCGGTGAACATGGGCGCTTATCAGTTCACCTCCTGCTTCTGCAGCCGTTGGGGCACGTTCCACGGCGGCATCGACTTTGCCGCTCCCCTGGGCACCCCGATCCACGCTGCGACCGACGGCGAGGTCGTCGAGGCGGGCCCCGCGTCCGGCTTCGGCAACTGGATCCAGATCCGCGCCGCCGACGGCACCATCACGATGTACGGCCACATGGCCTCGAGCGGCGTGCTCGTCAGCAAGGGCCAGAAGGTCACCGCAGGCGATCCGATCGGCCTGGTGGGGAACGAGGGGTTCTCCACCGGACCGCACGTGCACGTCGAGGTCTGGAAGAACGGGACGACCAAGATCGACCCGATGCCGTGGTTCGCCGAGCACGGCGTGCGGCTCTCCGCCTACACCGGCTGACCGCCTTCCCGCGCTAGAGCTTCTCGATCGGCAGGCCGCCCAGCGACATCAGGGTGATCCGTCCGCCACTGCCGAAGTCGAACGTCACGCGCTCGGTCGCGCCGGACCCCTCCTTCGCCACCACCTTGCCCATCCCGTACTTGGCGTGGTTGACCCGATCCCCCACCGCCACCGACACCTGATTGTTGCGTCCGCGGGTGGGGCTGGCCGAGTACGAGCTGCGCCCGCGCTGCGACTCGCCACCACCGTCGTCCGACCGGTACGAACCGGCGCCGAAGAATCCACCCGAACTGCCGAACGACCGCTCGCGGCGACGCGGCTCGGTGCGCCGCCAGTCGATGAGGTGCTGTGGGATCTCCTGCAGGAAACGCGATTCCGGGTTCGACACCGGCTGTCCCCACGCCGAGCGGACCATCGACCGAGTGAGGTACAGCCGCTTGCGTGCGCGCGTGATGCCCACGTAGGCGAGTCGTCGTTCCTCGCTGAGCTCCTGTGGATCCCCCAGAGACCGCAGATGCGGGAACTGGCCGTCCTCCCAGCCGGTGACGAACACGACCGGGAACTCGAGTCCCTTCGCGGTGTGCAGCGTCATCATGGTCACCAGACCGGCGGTGCTGTCGGGGACCTGATCGGCGTCGGCGACGAGCGACACCCGCTCGAGGAACGCCGCGAGCGACCCCGGTTCGGGCAGGCCGTCCTCGGGATCGGGTCGGTCCTCGTCCGGAATTCCTGCAGCGTCGGCGCTGAATTCCCGTGCCACCGAGATCAACTCGTTGACGTTGTCCAGCCGCGCGCCGTCCTGCGGGTCGCTCGATCCCTCGAGTTCGTCGCGGTAACCCGACCGATGCGCGATGGCCTCGACCAGCTCGCCGATGTCGGCCGCCTCGTTTCCGGCGTCGACGGAGGCGACGTCGGAATCGGGGCCGTCCGAGGCGCCGAAGACGGTGAGGAAGTCCGCGCGCAGGTTCTCGATGAGGTCGATGAACCCGGCGATCTGCTTGTTGGCCCGCGTCTGCAGCAGCGGCACCTTGCCCGCCGCGGCGTCGAGGAGCGACTCGTAGAAGCTGAGGCCGGAATTCTCCGAATGCACTGCGACACAGGCCTGTGCGCGGTCTCCGATACCTCGCCGCGGCGTGTTCAGGATGCGTCTTAGGCTCACCGTGTCGTCCGGGTTGGCGACCACGCGCAGGTACGCGACGATGTCGCGGACCTCCTTGCGCTCGTAGAAGCGCACACCGCCGACCACCTTGTAGGCGATGCCGAGCCGGATGAAGATCTCCTCGAGGGATCGTGATCCGGTGTTGGTCCGATAGAACACGGCGACGTCGGAATAGTTGAACTCGCCGGTGTCGCTGAGGGAATCGATCTCCCCGGCGATGAACGACGCCTCCTCGTGCTCGTTGTCGGCGACGTATCCGACGATGAGCTCACCGTCGCCGGCGTCGGTCCACAGCTTCTTCTCGCGTCGGTTTGTGTTGCGGGAGATGACCGCGTTCGCCGCCGACAGGATCGTCTGGGTGGACCGGTAGTTCTGTTCCAGCAGTACGGTTTCGGTGTTCGGGAAGTCGCGCTCGAACTCCTCGATGTTGCGGATGGTTGCGCCACGGAACGCGTAGATCGACTGGTCGGCGTCACCGACGACGCACAGCTCCGACGGGCTGACGCCGCCCTCGCCGGTGCCCACCAGCTCGCGCACGAGGACGTACTGGGCGTGGTTCGTGTCCTGGTACTCGTCGACCAGGACGTGGCGGAACCGGCGACGGTAGTACTCCGCGATCTCGGGATGGGCCTGCAACAGCGCCACGGTCTCGCCGATGAGGTCGTCGAAGTCGAAGGCGTTGGCCGCACCGAGACGACGCTGGTACTGGGTGTAGATGTCGGCGAGCGTGGTCGAGGTGTCGTCGTCGGCCTCGGACGCCTGGGCCATCGCCACCTCGGGGGTGATCAGCTCGTTCTTCAGGTTCGAGATGTGGATACCCGCGCCGCGGGGGCTGAACTTCTTCGGGTCGAGGTCGAGATCCCGGACGATCATGGCCAGCAGGCGTTTCGAGTCGTCGGCGTCGTAGATGGAGAAGTTCGAGTTGCGACTGGCGATGAGGCCGGCCTGAGCGCGCAGGATGCGCACACAGGTCGAGTGGAACGTCGACACCCACATCCGGTTCGCGCGTGGCCCCACCAGGTCGATGACGCGTTCGCGCATCTCGGCGGCGGCCTTGTTGGTGAACGTGATGGCGAGCACCTCGCCGGGCGAGACATCGCGCTGCGCCAGCAAGTAGGCGATCCGACGGGTCAGCACGGCGGTCTTGCCGGAACCGGCGCCCGCGACGATCAGCAACGGACCGCCGGTGTGCATGACCGCTCGGCGCTGCGGTGGGTTCAGCCCGTCGAGCAGTTCCTGGGCGCGGGCGCTGATCTGCTCGCTCCCGGCATCACCGGACGAGCCGGGACGGTGGGCGATCGGCAGCGCGGTCTGGTCCGCGGAGGTGGGGGTTTTCATCGGTGTTCGACGTTACTCCGGTCCTCGGACACCGACCTGCGCGCTCCGCGCGTCGTTCTCCCCGGGTACGATTTGCCGCGATCCGCCGGTCGGGGTTCCGGTGGACCCGTCGCGGGGGCAGGAGCACATGAGGACCATCGACCACAGGTACGTCAGGCCGGTCGCGTTCACCGCCGCCGCTGTCGTCGCGCTGGTCGTGGTCGTCGTCGTCATCGTGCTGCCGAATCGCACCTCGGGATCGGCCGAGGCCGGCGAGGCATTCGTCGCCACCCGAGCGCTGGATCGGGCGACGGGGCCGTTCGCGGTGGCGAACGCGGTCTCCTACAGCGGGACCGTGACCGCCGGAGAACTGCGGATCGGTCTCGACGGGTTGGCCGTCTCGGCCGCCGGAGACGCCGCGGGCACGATCCGCGTCGACGACACGACAGCCGATTACCGCCAGGTGGGGTCGTCGGCCATCGCCCGCGGCGGCGAGAAGTTCTGGCGCGGGGTGCTCGGCGACACTGTCACGTCGGTCCCGAGATCGACGGACTGGGCGCATCTGGACCTCACCCGCTTCCCCGATCTCGCCACCCTGCTGACCCCCGCACGACTCGCCGCCGCGGTGAGCGGTGACCAGCGCGGCGCACCGGTCGGCACCGAGGCCACCCCGGACGCCCGATCGACCGCGCTCACCGACCCGGCGGTGCGTCGGACGTCGGCCACCACCCTGGTCAGCGGCGAGGCCACCGTCACCACCGACGACGCGGGAACCGCACTGGTCGCGGTCCGCGGTCGGATCGGTGTCGTGGCCGACGGGACGACGCAGACGCCGGTCGTCGCCGATGTCCGCGTCACCGCCCGCGACGCGACGGCCGCGGATGCGCTCTACCGCGACCTCTCGGCGCAATCGGGTGAGCTCGCCCGGTCGATCGCGCCGGGGACCACGTTGTCTTTGTCTCGCAGCACCGCACGTCCGGCCCCCGGCGCCTGCACACCACCCACCTGCGACGCCGACGTCTCGATCGTGGCGACCACCAGCGACCCGATCGGGTCACTGACCATCGTCGCGACCGCGACAGTCGGTTTCGAGTCGCGCGGGCGGGCGGTCGGGCGACCATGCGTCCGGACCGTCACCCTCGGGCGCACCGGCACCGCGCGGTTCCGCTGTTCGGTGACCGCGCTGCCACGTCCG
This window of the Williamsia phyllosphaerae genome carries:
- a CDS encoding M23 family metallopeptidase gives rise to the protein MAVRGNSSAAPAAFDAAEITSIIPIDWDFAEWNDAPVDAPHDPTPTRSTPRRAPLPAEVTQDILIAEHEFDETAHEHPFAVRGAEFDDFDLVPGPSRAPRKSGGRHRIAAPPHALKGRAALLAVAAGAAVVAATGQLQSGSATDTNQAAEPATDAVSPAAAVGPVAPSAGDAGVVESAPPADMRNFTDQLQAGDKLARDAAAADAASRKPLFASPVNMGAYQFTSCFCSRWGTFHGGIDFAAPLGTPIHAATDGEVVEAGPASGFGNWIQIRAADGTITMYGHMASSGVLVSKGQKVTAGDPIGLVGNEGFSTGPHVHVEVWKNGTTKIDPMPWFAEHGVRLSAYTG
- a CDS encoding UvrD-helicase domain-containing protein — translated: MKTPTSADQTALPIAHRPGSSGDAGSEQISARAQELLDGLNPPQRRAVMHTGGPLLIVAGAGSGKTAVLTRRIAYLLAQRDVSPGEVLAITFTNKAAAEMRERVIDLVGPRANRMWVSTFHSTCVRILRAQAGLIASRNSNFSIYDADDSKRLLAMIVRDLDLDPKKFSPRGAGIHISNLKNELITPEVAMAQASEADDDTSTTLADIYTQYQRRLGAANAFDFDDLIGETVALLQAHPEIAEYYRRRFRHVLVDEYQDTNHAQYVLVRELVGTGEGGVSPSELCVVGDADQSIYAFRGATIRNIEEFERDFPNTETVLLEQNYRSTQTILSAANAVISRNTNRREKKLWTDAGDGELIVGYVADNEHEEASFIAGEIDSLSDTGEFNYSDVAVFYRTNTGSRSLEEIFIRLGIAYKVVGGVRFYERKEVRDIVAYLRVVANPDDTVSLRRILNTPRRGIGDRAQACVAVHSENSGLSFYESLLDAAAGKVPLLQTRANKQIAGFIDLIENLRADFLTVFGASDGPDSDVASVDAGNEAADIGELVEAIAHRSGYRDELEGSSDPQDGARLDNVNELISVAREFSADAAGIPDEDRPDPEDGLPEPGSLAAFLERVSLVADADQVPDSTAGLVTMMTLHTAKGLEFPVVFVTGWEDGQFPHLRSLGDPQELSEERRLAYVGITRARKRLYLTRSMVRSAWGQPVSNPESRFLQEIPQHLIDWRRTEPRRRERSFGSSGGFFGAGSYRSDDGGGESQRGRSSYSASPTRGRNNQVSVAVGDRVNHAKYGMGKVVAKEGSGATERVTFDFGSGGRITLMSLGGLPIEKL